A window of the Planococcus citri chromosome 4, ihPlaCitr1.1, whole genome shotgun sequence genome harbors these coding sequences:
- the colt gene encoding mitochondrial carnitine/acylcarnitine carrier protein, protein MSENQSPVKYFLAGGLGGVCTVLVGHPLDTIKVRLQTMPLVKAGESPLYRGTWDCAVKTVQKEGFKGLYKGMSAPLTGVAPIFAISFLGYGLGKKIFAGNSEAELTKLQILYAGAFSGIFTTSIMAPGERIKCLLQVQDSAKKVQYNGPVDVIKKLYSEGGIRSIYKGTCATLLRDIPASGMYFMTYEVIKEALTPAEKQDTLGQKLLIAIPAGGMAGILNWVVAMPADVLKSRLQTAPEGTYPNGLRDVFRKLMAEEGVPALFKGITPVMVRAFPANAACFIGLEFGFMILNWIAPNL, encoded by the exons atgagtgaaaatcaaAGTCCAGTGAAGTATTTCCTTGCCGGAGGTCTAGGTGGTGTTTGTACTGTCCTAGTGGGTCATCCTCTCGATACCATTAAA GTTCGATTGCAAACTATGCCTTTGGTCAAAGCAGGAGAATCACCTCTATATCGTGGAACATGGGATTGTGCTGTCAAAACTGTACAGAAAGAAGGATTCAAAGGGTTATACAAAG GCATGTCAGCTCCTCTGACCGGTGTAGCTCCAATTTTTGCCATTAGTTTTTTGGGATATGGCTTGGGTAAGAAAATTTTCGCAGGGAATAGTGAAGCCGAATTAACTAAATTACAAATTCTTTACGCTGGAGcgttttctggaatttttacaACCAGTATAATGGCACCGGGAGAGAGAATAAAATGTCTTTTACAG GTCCAAGATAGTGCAAAAAAAGTCCAATATAATGGCCCGGTCGACGTGATAAAGAAATTATATTCTGAAGGCGGAATACGATCAATTTACAAAGGAACCTGTGCTACATTGTTGAGAG aCATACCGGCCAGTGGAATGTATTTTATGACATATGAAGTTATTAAAGAAGCTCTAACGCCTGCTGAAAAACAAGATACTTTAGGACAGAAACTTCTAATCGCTATTCCAGCTGGTGGCATGGCTGGTATTTTAAATTGGGTTGTGGCAATGCCAGCCGATGTATTGAAAAGTCGTTTACAAACtg CTCCTGAAGGCACATACCCGAATGGATTAAGAGACGTATTTAGAAAATTAATGGCCGAAGAAGGTGTTCCGGCTTTATTCAAAGGCATTACTCCTGTCATGGTGAGAGCTTTTCCTGCCAATGCTGCGTGTTTCATAGGCCTCGAATTTGGATTCATGATTTTGAATTGGATTGCTCCAAATTTATAA
- the LOC135844513 gene encoding leucine-rich repeat-containing protein 15-like produces the protein MLLSLFILLISAYEVKPFEPRQSITGCPKQCACNAEYMADLPLMKWLTIPMNKYWQQNDSIFENQVWDNNEEVQLQHNPLVHAAYCVYQQDAKYIDRNEFTPHIEALTILHGPDYLNRTIEHELSSFHELLALDIQGYQQPSTTYSEIFLNYNALLELQNLQYLNIQHVRLVPNPNSTSKDIPQAAYDYLQTILMKQTSSKSQNLTFIIPDEPEIVPYEEFKMKNDIISTFSHLTNLLFLRLYHCELESIKWEMFDGLQNLQTLSLESNNISRIPEFAFYGMPNLKILILSHNKLTSISTESLAGLFTLEHLDLTYNQLRHLSDYTFAPLPALFSLDIRHNPIVSIHSSTFEVMNMTKVLIIGNDNAALSIHRSAFNGLFELETLVITGVNISALEKSALRGMPSLKYLKFEGRVEYIYFDAFADSIQLETVVLKNCSLKYLSMDAFYGLVNLKTLDLSDNNLGNLPMGLFDGLNSLAELILTYNKLTTLPPNIFDSLVNIQMIRLDNNPWHCTCQLSTIPSHAVNRVKQTKMVEKCNYHYDKSPCTSQLEEYYAYSPKVVPKCATPERYSEWNLLHVVNKKLNCRKRVKHSKKENNSTSQSDQTDHNKDAIRREEESQPMKNAINSKKQKQIVHDDGMDNGLMLNANNAEKKLNEVQDF, from the exons atGTTGCTcagtttgttcattttattgatcTCAGCCTATGAAGTAAAGCCTTTTGAA CCGAGGCAATCGATTACGGGATGTCCAAAACAATGCGCTTGCAATGCAGAATACATGGCGGATCTGCCATTAATGAAATGGTTAACAATACCGATGAACAAATACTGGCAAcagaatgattcaatttttgaaaaccag GTGTGGGATAACAATGAAGAAGTTCAATTACAACATAATCCACTGGTACATGCAGCATATTGTGTGTATCAACAAGACGCCAAATATATCGATCGAAATGAATTCACACCGCACATAGAA GCCTTAACCATCTTACACGGACCAGATTACCTAAACCGAACAATAGAACACGAACTGTCCAGTTTCCACGAGCTTCTCGCATTAGATATTCAAGGATATCAACAACCTTCGACTACTTACTCGGAAATCTTCCTCAACTACAACGCTTTACTCGAATTACAAAACTTACAATACCTCAACATCCAACACGTACGTCTTGTTCCAAATCCCAATTCAACAAGTAAGGATATCCCTCAAGCTGCTTACGACTACCTTCAAACCATCCTCATGAAACAAACGTCGAGTAAATCACAAAATTTAACGTTCATAATTCCGGATGAACCGGAAATAGTACCTTAtgaagaattcaaaatgaaaaacgacaTAATATCGACATTTTCGCACCTGACAAATCTATTATTCTTACGATTGTATCATTGCGAATTAGAATCCATCAAATGGGAGATGTTCGACGGTCTTCAAAACTTACAAACTCTCTCGTTAGAAAGTAACAATATATCGAGAATACCGGAGTTCGCATTCTATGGGATGCCTAACCTTAAAATATTGATATTATCGCACAACAAATTGACTAGCATCAGCACAGAAAGTTTAGCGGGACTGTTCACTTTGGAGCATTTAGATTTGACTTATAATCAGCTTAGGCATCTGTCAGATTATACTTTCGCACCTCTTCCTGCATTGTTCAGTTTGGATATTCGACACAATCCTATCGTTTCTATTCACAGTAGCACTTTCGAAGTGATGAATATGACAAAGGTGTTGATTATTGGAAACGATAATGCGGCTTTATCAATTCACCGTTCAGCTTTCAACGGTTTATTTGAGCTAGAAACGCTGGTAATAACCGGAGTGAATATTTCAGCGTTAGAAAAATCCGCATTACGGGGAATGCCTTCGTTGAAGTATCTGAAATTCGAAGGTAGAGTGGAATACATTTATTTTGACGCATTCGCCGATTCGATACAGCTTGAAACAGTGGTATTGAAGAATTGCTCGTTGAAATACCTCTCGATGGACGCTTTCTACGGTTTGGTCAATTTGAAAACACTCGATTTATCTGATAACAATTTGGGAAATTTACCAATGGGCTTATTCGATGGATTGAATTCTTTAGCCGAGTTGATTTTGACGTATAATAAATTAACAACTTTGCCACCGAACATATTCGATAGTTTGGTCAATATTCAAATGATCAGATTGGATAATAATCCGTGGCATTGTACGTGCCAATTATCGACAATACCTTCGCATGCAGTGAACAGAGTAAAACAGACTAAAATGGTGGAAAAGTGCAATTATCATTACGATAAATCTCCTTGTACATCCCAACTCGAGGAGTATTATGCTTACAGTCCTAAAGTAGTGCCAAAATGTGCTACGCCTGAAAGGTACTCCGAATGGAATTTACTTCacgttgtgaataaaaaattgaactgtcgAAAGCGAGTTAAACATTCGAAAAAAGAGAATAATTCGACTTCGCAATCCGATCAAACGGATCATAACAAGGATGCGATACGAAGAGAAGAAGAATCGCAGCCCATGAAGAATgcaataaattctaaaaaacagAAGCAAATCGTGCACGATGATGGAATGGATAATGGATTAATGTTAAATGCGAATAATGCGGAAAAGAAGCTCAATGAAGTTCAAGATTTCTGA